AAAATAATATATATAACTTATTTTTATAATTAAAAAATGGTATTATTACTACTTATTTTGTTTAAACCTTGTATAATCACCCTAAAATTACTTAGGAAAATATTATATGAATAAGATGTTCTTATCATTATTGCTAATAACTTCAGCTTATAGTCAAACATTGAATTTTGATGAAGCTTTAAAACAAACATTTAAAAATAATAAAGACTTGAAAAATCACAAACTTGATATTGAATTATCTAATCTTGATATTGAAAAAATAAACTCTATTTCTTATGGAACATTATCTTTTGAAGAACAAATAAACAGAACAAATCATTCAGGTTATGTTTTTAATTCTAAGTTATCTTCAAGAGAAGCTAGCTTTAATGATTTTGGAGCAATTCAATATGATGGAACATCAAGTAGTTTAGATATAACACCTGATAATCTAAATAATCCAAAAGCTAGAAACAACTTTAACACAAAACTAAATTATGATATTCCATTATTTACAGGATTTAAACTATCTAATCAAAAAGATATTTTAAAATTGAAAAAAAAGATATATGAAATAAAATATAATTCCAAAACAAATGAACTCTCATATGAAGTCTTAAAAGCTTACAATGCAGCAGTAGTTGCAAAAGAGTTTATAAAAGCGGTTAATAAAGCAAAAGAATCTATAAACCTTGTAGTTAAAACAGCAAATGCTTTTCATAAAGAAGGCTTAGTTACAAAAATAGATGTAAAACAAGCAAAGGCTTATAAATTAAGTATTAATTCGAAAAAAATACAAGCAGAAAATAAATATGATTTAGCCTTACAATACCTAAGATTTTTAACATCAAATGATGAAATAACAGATGTAAAAGAATTGAAAAATATAAATATTTCTGATTTGGATTATGATGTTTTATACAAAAATGCATTAGATAATAAAAACAGTTTAAAAATGCAAGAGCTAAACAAAAAAATAAGAAAAAAGAATATTGAAGTAGCTAATTCGCAGTTTTACCCAAATGTATATTCGCATTTAGAATATGGGTTTAACGATGATAAATTCACACTATCAAATGAAAAAGATTATTACAATGCAGTTATTGGATTAAAATATACTATTTTTGATAATACAAGAAATGCTGAAAAAGAAAAAAAGAAAATTCAATATAAGCAAGCAAATTTAAATTATGAAAAATTAAAAGATTATACAAAACTTCAATTACAAAAAGCATTATTAGAATATAAAGCAAAAGAAAAAATACTAAAAGAAAGAAAAGAAGAAGTTCTTTTAGCAAGTGATATTTATAAACAATCTGAATTAATGTATAAAAACCAACTAATTTCAATGACAGAATTATTAAAACAAGAAGCAAATTTAAGAAATAGCAAGGCTGAACTTATCCTTGCAAAATATGAAAAGTCTTTAGCTAAAGCAAATATAGCTTTAATCTCTGCTAGTGATTTTACACAAGAAACAAAAAAGGTGAAAAAATGATAAAAAACTTACTACTAATTTGTATTACATCTATTTATATTTTTGCAAATGATATTGAGTTATCAGGTTCTGTAATCTCTGATAATGAAAAAATTATAACAAGCAGGAATATGGGGTTAATAAAAGATGTCTATGTAAATGAAGGCTCTTTTGTAAAAAAAGGACAATTATTATATGAAATTGATTCATCAAATATTGACTCACTTAAACAAGAAGCATTATTAAATATAAAAATTCAAGAAAATAATCTTGCAAATATCAATATTAATTACAATAGATATAAGCGTTTGTACAAGCAAGATTTAGTTCCCAAATATGATGTTGAACAATTAAAATTAAATCTTGTAAATACAAAAAACATGCTTTTAATTGCAAAGGCAAAATTAAAAGAAGTAAACTCTCAATACAGTTATTTAAAAATAAAAGCTCCAAATGATGGATTAATTATAAAAAAATCTATAAAAGTAGGAGAAATGGCAATGCCTTTGGTTCCAGCTTTTATATTAACAGACCTTTCAAGTTTAAAAATAAAAACTGATATTTCAGAAAGTAATTTAAGTAAAATTAAACTAAATCAAGAAGTTGATGTAAATATACCTTCTATAAATTTAAATACTAAGGGTCAAATTTCTGCAATTATTCCAAATGTTAATACTATTACACATTCCTTTATTTTAAAAGTTTCTTTTGATAAAAAAGATGCCAGAGTTTACCCAGGTATGTATTCAAAACTATTAATAAAACCACTAAATTAGGTTAATTATGAGTAATAAAGAGTTTTCAAAAAGCATAGATAAAGATTTGAATATTGCAGGTAAGTTATCACTTGCATTTATAAATCACCCTCTTACTTTTATATTTGGTATGTTTATTTTAATACTTGGTTATATCTCACTTGTATTTATGCCAAGAGAAGAAAATCCACAAATTAAAGTAAGTGGAGGAGCTGTTATTGTAGCACTTCCAGGAGCAAGTCCAAGTGAAATACAAAAAGTTATAATTGAACCTTTAGAAAAAAAGATAAAAGAGATAAAAGGTGTTGAAAATATTTATTCTTTTGCAAAGGATTCTGTTGGAATTGTGCAAGCTCAGTATTTTATAGGACAAGATAAAGAAGAGTCAAATTTAAAGCTTTATGATCAAGTTATGAGAAATATGGACCTAATGCCAAGTGGTGCAATGCAACCAATTGTAAAAACAATGGATATTGATACAGATATTCCAATTGCTACAATTGCTTTTTATTCAATGAAAGAAGATGGAAAAGATTTAATATCTCAAACACAACTTTATAAAGAAGTAAATAAAATAACACGCCAAATAAATAAAATACAAAATGTTGCATTAATAGATTTAAAAGGTGAGAAAAAAGAGCAATACAATATTTTAATAGACCCAAATAAAATATCAGCTTATAACCTTTCAATCGCTCAAGTTATGAAGCAAGTGCAAGCACTATCTTATAAAACTCCAAATATCAAAGGAAATACAAAAGACTCTAATATTGTACTTTTTGGAGTAAAAAATGCAATACAAAGTGAAAAAGACATTGAAAATATAATAGTTTCATATGCTAATAATGTAGCAGTCTATTTAAAAGATATAGCAAAGGTGCAAAGAACTTATGATATTCAAAACGATAAAGAAGCACAAATATATCAAAAAAATCAAAATGGTGTGTTTGAAGAAATAAATCAATTAACAATGAGTATTTCAAAATTGAATGGTTCAAATTCTGTAATTATAAATGAAAAGATATTTGAATATATGTCTTTAAAAAAAGATGATTTATTAGAAAAAAATATTGCTTTTACAATTACTAGAGATGATGGATATACAGCAAATGAAGCGGTAAATTCACTTGTTCAAAACTTACTAATTTCAATTGTTATAATTGCAATATTGCTTATATTTACACTAGGATTTAAAGAAGCTATGATTGTATCACTTGCTGTTCCTATGATTTTGTCACTTACATTATTTACAGGTTTTTTACTAGATGAAACAATAAATAGAATTACACTATTTGCGCTTTTAGTTTCTTTAGGAATGCTAGTTGATGCTGCAATTATTGTAATAGAAAATATTCATAGACATAGAAAAGAAAACAAAGATATAGATATAACAGTACTTTCAATAAATGCAACAAATGAAATAGGAAATGCAACAAATATTGCAACACTAGCTATTATAATGACTTTTATACCTATGTTTTTTGTAGGTGGAATGATGGGTCAATTTATGCACCCTCTTCCTGTATTTGTTTCAATATCACTTGTAATGTCTTTATTTGTAGCTTACTCTTTTACTCCATATTTAATTAAAAAAATTTATAAGGCTAAAAAATGAGATTAGAAAACTTTATATTAAGTATTTTAGAAAGTAAAACAAAATCTTTTTTAGTTTATTTTATTACATTTATTTTATTTGTTCTAAGCATTGCAACTTTTCCCACAGAAATTATAAAAGCAAAAATGCTTCCAGGAAAAGATTCTAATACTTTTTCTATTTATGTAGATTTAAAAGATGGTTCTAGTAAATTTCAAACAAAAGAAGTTACAAGATGTATTTCTAAAAATCTTCAAAAAAATGAGCTAGTTACTAATATTTCAGTATTTATAGGAGAAGGACAGCCTTTAGATTTTGCAGCTTTAGTTAAACAAAGTGCTTTAAAAGACAAGCAATCACAAGCTGAAATAATGGTAAATATCAAAAAAGCTCAAGATAGAGATATTACAAGTTATAATCTAATAAGTAATATAAGAGAGCAAATACAATCAAACTGTTCACTATATGATGCAAATATCAAGTTCATTGAACTTCCTGCTGGTCCTCCTGTTTTAGCTTCTATTGTTGCTGAAATATATGGTGGTAAAAATTTTGAAAACAGAAGAGAATTTTCAAAGAAAATTGCAACTATTTTAAAACAACAAGCCTCACTAGTTGATATTGATATTATGGCTGATAAAGATTATATAAAATATGATTTAGTTCTTGATAATAATAAAATTGTAAAAAGTGCTGTGAGTTTAGAACAAGTTAAAAATATACTTTATTTAGCTTATGAAGGTATGGAAATTTCTGTTGTAAATGAGAATAATGCAGAAAATCAAATACCTATATTTTTAAGACTTGATGATTCAAGATTATTAAAAGACTCAAGTATAGATAGTTTAGAAAATAAATTACAGATGTTAAAAGTTGTAAATAGTAACGGAAACATGATTGCAATTTCCTCTTTTGTAACAATTAAAAAGGTAATAAAAGAGCCAACACTTACATCAAAAAATTTAAATATGATGATAAATGTAATTGCTGAAACAAATAAAGATAGCCAGATATATCCACTTTTAGATGCAAGAACACAAATGCTTGAAGATTTGAGTAATGAGTATATTGTAAGTAAAACAGATATGTTAAACCTATCATTTGAAAATAAAACTACAAGTGAAAAATTCGATTTAGTTTTTGATGGTGAATTAAAAGTTACTATTGATACTTTTATTGATTTAGGAGGGGCTTTTATTATTGCATTAGTTTTAATATTTTTCTTAATGGTAATGTATTACAAAAGTTTTGCACTTTCAGGAGGAATAGTTCTTGCTAGTTTTATCTCTATTGTAGGAGTAATATTTGCTCATGTAATTATGGATTTAATAACAGCAGATATTTTCTATTTAACAGCAACATCTCTTATTGGCTTTATTGGACTTATTGGAATAAACTCTAGAAACTCAACTCTAATAATTGATTTTTCAAAGCAGTTAGTAATTGAAAAAGATATGAGTATAAATCAAGCAATTGCAAAAGCAACAGCAACACGTTCTAAGCCAATTATACTTACAGTTCTTACAATGGTTTTTGCATCTTCATTACTAGCAACAGATGCTGTTTTTGGTGGACTAGGAGTTGCGTTAATAGGTGGAACATTGATATCTTATATTGTATCAATGTTCTTTGTTCCTGTAATTATAAAGAATCAAATAAAAAAGATAATTAATTAATTTTAAAAACCTTCTTTACTTAGAACTTCATAATATTTACAAGCTTTCTCATATCCATAAGAGCAAGCTTGTTTAAATAAGTTTTTAGCAGTTGTTTTATTTTTAGAAATACCTCTTCCTTCATAATAAGATACACCTAAATTCATACAACTATTACCAAAGCCACCATCACAACCAATTTTATACAGTTTGTTGGCTTTAATTATATCTTTTGTAACTCCTAAACCTTTTGCATATAAAAGTCCTAAATTATAACAACTTATCGATACTCCATCAAGACATGCTTTTTCATAAAGAATTTTAGCTTTTTTATAATTTTGTTCTATACCTCGTCCATGTTTATATAAAACACCTAAGTTCATACAAGCTTGAGATAAACCGCCTTCGCATGCTTTGTCATATAAAGAAATCGCTTTTGAATAATCTTGCTTAACAGCACCGATACCTTTTTCAAATAAATATGCAGCATTATGACAGCCTCTAAAAACATCTCCCTCACAAGCTTTTAAATATAACTTACTTGCTTTAATATAATCAGTTTTTAGACCTTTTCCTTTTGCGTAAAGTAAAGCTAAATTATAACAACTATTATAAACATCTCCACCATCACAAGCTTTTTGATATAATTTGGCAGCTTTATTATAATCTTGTTTTACACTTTTCCCATTTTGATATAAAAGAGCTAAATTATAACAAGCTACATATCTGTTCTCATCACAAGAATTTTTATATAGTTCTCTAGCTTCATTATAATTCTGTTTTATATATTCATGATTACCTTTAGTTAAATCACTTGCATTTAATATAGAAAACATAATCAAACATAATATTACAAATCTCATAGTTTCTCCTATTAAAAATTATTATCTTTAATAATACTACAATTATTTTTTTATTTAAATAATATAATATGAAATTTAATGATATGTATGTTAGTTATAAAGTTATTATGATTTTTATACACAATTTAAAAAAAGGCTAAACTTGTAAATTATACTTTAATATTATTTTAAGGTTTTAAATTTTACAAAAAAAATGTTTTTATATGTTGTAGAATTTAATAATTAGAAAAATTTATAAATTTCTCTAATTATTTGGTTTTTCAAAGATCAAAAACCATCGCAATTTCGTCACAAATTGGGAAATGTTTACATCTAATACAATCTGCCCAGATTTTATGTTCTGGAATTGCTTCTTTTTCAATTACTCTAAAACCAGATTTTTCAAAAAAGCTTTTTGCATATGTTAAGGATAGTACTTGCTCTAATTTATACTCTTTTGCTTCTTTAATACATTCATCAACAAGTTTATTTCCAAGTTCAAAACCTCTATATTGTTTTGATACAACTAAACTTCTTACTTCTGCTAATCTTGCAGAATGTATATGTAAAGCAGTAAATCCTGCAATTTTACCATCTACTTGCACAATAATATAAGATCTAATAGTATTTGCCATTTCATCTTCTGTTCGTAAAAGAATATTACCGTTTTCAACTTCTGCTTTTACTAGCTCTTGCATAGCAGGAATATCAGTAACATTTGGCTTATAAAACTTAATTTCCAAATAAGTACTCCGTAATTTTATTTTGAAGGTCAATTACACCTTGTTTTTTTAAGTTAGAAATAAATATACCGTCAGGATTATTTCTTTTTAATTTTTGCAAATCATTCTTTTTTAATTTGTCAATTTTTGTAAAAGCATTGATGATAATTTGATCACCTCTTTTTGTTGCTTTTAAAAACTCATCAACATTTTTATCAATTTCTAATCCAATATGTCTAGAATCAATTAAATGTACAAAAATTTGTAAACATGGTCTTTGTTCTAAATATCCAGTTAAATTACTATTCCAATCTCTTTTTAAGCTTTTTGAAACTTTCGCATAACCAAAGCCTGGTAAATCAACAAACCTTGCATATAAAAAAGGCATTGCTTCTTTATCTGTTTTAAACTTAATATTAAAGTAGTTTATTAGCTGTGTTTTTCCAGGAGTAGAAGATGATTTAGCTAAACCTTTTCTATTTGTTAATGTATTTAGTAAAGAAGATTTACCTACGTTTGATCTACCTAAAAAAGCTACTTCAGCTTTGTCTGGGCTTGGAGAGTCTTGTATACTTTGAGCTGACTCCATAAAGTTTGCTTCAACTATTCTCATTTAATATTATCCTTATTTTTCTGAGCCACGCTCAACATTTATGATAAATCTAACAGGTTTTTTATCACTTCCATTAACTTTGGCTTCACCTGATAATTGATTTACATAAATTTTATCACCATAAATTTTTCTATCATCATTTTTCTCTTGTAAAAATCCATTTCCCATTACAGTATATTCTTGTTTTAATGGAGAATATATAATTTTATCACCATTTCCCACGTAATGTTTTGTATCTGTAACTATTTCAAAATCTACTTTTCCTGTTGCTATATATTTTGAAGGAACTTTGTTTGTACTTCCTTTTCTATTTACAAAAAACATTTCAACTTTTTGTGCGTTTAATTTATCTTTTCCCATTTGGATTTTTACATTTCCTGTAAATACAGAAATACCTTTTTTATCATTTGCCTCAAAGTTTTTTGCATCAATAATAAGCTGTTGCGTTTGTGCTAATAAAAATGTCGAAAACATTAATAAACTTAATACAAGTTTCATTTTTTACCTTTATTTTTTATTTTTTACTTCAATTTCAAAATGTATATTGTCTGACTTCATATTACTATTAAAAGCATCTAAATATAAATTTGTACCCTTTACATAGTTATTATAATAATTACCATCATAAGCTACACTATTTTGAGCTAATCGTGTTTTTAAATTATAATTTAATTCATTAGTATTTAAAGTTATAAAATCATCTCTTTTATATTTAACATCTCTTCTTAAAGTTAAATCATCACCTTTTTTAATAATAACTTGTGCTTTTAAAGTTTCTATTTTAAAATTTTTTTCTTTTAAGTTATTACGTAAAAAAACATCTGCATCAAACATTTCATCTCGTGTTTTATATCTAATGACATGACTTGCATTTACTGTTCTTGAAACATTTTGCTCATTTAAAGTATGCATAATTGGTTTTTCAAATATTACTAAAGGGATGTCTTTACTATCATCATCTTTTATTACATTATCTACAGGTATAAAATATGCACCTGCAGCCAAGATAAGTAATGAATAATTGAAAAGTTTTATATCCATGCGTTTAAAAAATCCTCTTCTATACCATCTTCTTTACAAATGTATTCAATCATTTCTCTAACAGCTCCACTTCCACCAGGGGCTGTACAAACTACATTTACAAAC
This sequence is a window from Poseidonibacter parvus. Protein-coding genes within it:
- a CDS encoding TolC family protein, coding for MNKMFLSLLLITSAYSQTLNFDEALKQTFKNNKDLKNHKLDIELSNLDIEKINSISYGTLSFEEQINRTNHSGYVFNSKLSSREASFNDFGAIQYDGTSSSLDITPDNLNNPKARNNFNTKLNYDIPLFTGFKLSNQKDILKLKKKIYEIKYNSKTNELSYEVLKAYNAAVVAKEFIKAVNKAKESINLVVKTANAFHKEGLVTKIDVKQAKAYKLSINSKKIQAENKYDLALQYLRFLTSNDEITDVKELKNINISDLDYDVLYKNALDNKNSLKMQELNKKIRKKNIEVANSQFYPNVYSHLEYGFNDDKFTLSNEKDYYNAVIGLKYTIFDNTRNAEKEKKKIQYKQANLNYEKLKDYTKLQLQKALLEYKAKEKILKERKEEVLLASDIYKQSELMYKNQLISMTELLKQEANLRNSKAELILAKYEKSLAKANIALISASDFTQETKKVKK
- a CDS encoding efflux RND transporter periplasmic adaptor subunit translates to MIKNLLLICITSIYIFANDIELSGSVISDNEKIITSRNMGLIKDVYVNEGSFVKKGQLLYEIDSSNIDSLKQEALLNIKIQENNLANININYNRYKRLYKQDLVPKYDVEQLKLNLVNTKNMLLIAKAKLKEVNSQYSYLKIKAPNDGLIIKKSIKVGEMAMPLVPAFILTDLSSLKIKTDISESNLSKIKLNQEVDVNIPSINLNTKGQISAIIPNVNTITHSFILKVSFDKKDARVYPGMYSKLLIKPLN
- a CDS encoding efflux RND transporter permease subunit, encoding MSNKEFSKSIDKDLNIAGKLSLAFINHPLTFIFGMFILILGYISLVFMPREENPQIKVSGGAVIVALPGASPSEIQKVIIEPLEKKIKEIKGVENIYSFAKDSVGIVQAQYFIGQDKEESNLKLYDQVMRNMDLMPSGAMQPIVKTMDIDTDIPIATIAFYSMKEDGKDLISQTQLYKEVNKITRQINKIQNVALIDLKGEKKEQYNILIDPNKISAYNLSIAQVMKQVQALSYKTPNIKGNTKDSNIVLFGVKNAIQSEKDIENIIVSYANNVAVYLKDIAKVQRTYDIQNDKEAQIYQKNQNGVFEEINQLTMSISKLNGSNSVIINEKIFEYMSLKKDDLLEKNIAFTITRDDGYTANEAVNSLVQNLLISIVIIAILLIFTLGFKEAMIVSLAVPMILSLTLFTGFLLDETINRITLFALLVSLGMLVDAAIIVIENIHRHRKENKDIDITVLSINATNEIGNATNIATLAIIMTFIPMFFVGGMMGQFMHPLPVFVSISLVMSLFVAYSFTPYLIKKIYKAKK
- a CDS encoding efflux RND transporter permease subunit encodes the protein MRLENFILSILESKTKSFLVYFITFILFVLSIATFPTEIIKAKMLPGKDSNTFSIYVDLKDGSSKFQTKEVTRCISKNLQKNELVTNISVFIGEGQPLDFAALVKQSALKDKQSQAEIMVNIKKAQDRDITSYNLISNIREQIQSNCSLYDANIKFIELPAGPPVLASIVAEIYGGKNFENRREFSKKIATILKQQASLVDIDIMADKDYIKYDLVLDNNKIVKSAVSLEQVKNILYLAYEGMEISVVNENNAENQIPIFLRLDDSRLLKDSSIDSLENKLQMLKVVNSNGNMIAISSFVTIKKVIKEPTLTSKNLNMMINVIAETNKDSQIYPLLDARTQMLEDLSNEYIVSKTDMLNLSFENKTTSEKFDLVFDGELKVTIDTFIDLGGAFIIALVLIFFLMVMYYKSFALSGGIVLASFISIVGVIFAHVIMDLITADIFYLTATSLIGFIGLIGINSRNSTLIIDFSKQLVIEKDMSINQAIAKATATRSKPIILTVLTMVFASSLLATDAVFGGLGVALIGGTLISYIVSMFFVPVIIKNQIKKIIN
- a CDS encoding SEL1-like repeat protein, producing the protein MRFVILCLIMFSILNASDLTKGNHEYIKQNYNEARELYKNSCDENRYVACYNLALLYQNGKSVKQDYNKAAKLYQKACDGGDVYNSCYNLALLYAKGKGLKTDYIKASKLYLKACEGDVFRGCHNAAYLFEKGIGAVKQDYSKAISLYDKACEGGLSQACMNLGVLYKHGRGIEQNYKKAKILYEKACLDGVSISCYNLGLLYAKGLGVTKDIIKANKLYKIGCDGGFGNSCMNLGVSYYEGRGISKNKTTAKNLFKQACSYGYEKACKYYEVLSKEGF
- a CDS encoding N-acetyltransferase produces the protein MEIKFYKPNVTDIPAMQELVKAEVENGNILLRTEDEMANTIRSYIIVQVDGKIAGFTALHIHSARLAEVRSLVVSKQYRGFELGNKLVDECIKEAKEYKLEQVLSLTYAKSFFEKSGFRVIEKEAIPEHKIWADCIRCKHFPICDEIAMVFDL
- the yihA gene encoding ribosome biogenesis GTP-binding protein YihA/YsxC gives rise to the protein MRIVEANFMESAQSIQDSPSPDKAEVAFLGRSNVGKSSLLNTLTNRKGLAKSSSTPGKTQLINYFNIKFKTDKEAMPFLYARFVDLPGFGYAKVSKSLKRDWNSNLTGYLEQRPCLQIFVHLIDSRHIGLEIDKNVDEFLKATKRGDQIIINAFTKIDKLKKNDLQKLKRNNPDGIFISNLKKQGVIDLQNKITEYLFGN
- the lptA gene encoding lipopolysaccharide transport periplasmic protein LptA → MKLVLSLLMFSTFLLAQTQQLIIDAKNFEANDKKGISVFTGNVKIQMGKDKLNAQKVEMFFVNRKGSTNKVPSKYIATGKVDFEIVTDTKHYVGNGDKIIYSPLKQEYTVMGNGFLQEKNDDRKIYGDKIYVNQLSGEAKVNGSDKKPVRFIINVERGSEK
- a CDS encoding LPS export ABC transporter periplasmic protein LptC, giving the protein MDIKLFNYSLLILAAGAYFIPVDNVIKDDDSKDIPLVIFEKPIMHTLNEQNVSRTVNASHVIRYKTRDEMFDADVFLRNNLKEKNFKIETLKAQVIIKKGDDLTLRRDVKYKRDDFITLNTNELNYNLKTRLAQNSVAYDGNYYNNYVKGTNLYLDAFNSNMKSDNIHFEIEVKNKK